Proteins encoded in a region of the Polyodon spathula isolate WHYD16114869_AA unplaced genomic scaffold, ASM1765450v1 scaffolds_766, whole genome shotgun sequence genome:
- the LOC121308731 gene encoding kinase suppressor of Ras 1-like isoform X4 yields MDNSSVKGGKMVENGADLELGSTAGAGGCGGGTAMAALQQCEVIQNMIDISLLNLQGLRTKCAASNDLTRHEIRTLEAVSGELSFDALLQMSSLQVSDAMRRFGSSSEECSRLNAALSCLQNACKSGEELREHSCQWSSSETQRRESSGTPPEQLSCLGGPVRPHSPSPLARTPCSQPRSISVSAIPTSDCPAPTHPGVYLYMDPFSPCTPPLTPPCKRKSKLKPPRTPPPPSRKVLHLLPSFSTLTRSKSHESQLGNRIEELPQNKSCKNKLLLGVQINGGGACEDPPARSPVISLRAQCHPAPSPAPTAGTPTLLDEYSAQKNNIQRGSPQTARRDIGLAVTHRFSTKSWLSQTCQVCQKNMMFGVKCKHCRLKCHNKCTKEAPSCRISFLPIEKIRRTESVPSDINNPVDRPAEAPQFGTLPKALTKKDHPPAVTQLDSSSNPSSTTSSTPSSPAPFQQSNPNSATPPPNPSPKGHRDSRFNFPAACYFHHRQQFIFPDVPSSPLPVIMQPVNPEDTVVVQPSETEMEEQEVGNDSEELEEGESEETKGESEGEYEADELDDLPSSRGHWKGPISRKASQTSVYLQEWDIPFEQLELGELIGKGRWGKVHKGRWHGEVAIRLLEIDGNNQDHLKLFKKEVMNYRQTRHENVVLFMGACMHPPHLAIITSFCKGRTLYSVVRDAKNTLDINKIRQISQEIVQGMGYLHAKGIVHKDLKSKNVFYDTNKVIITDFGLFGISGVVQEGRRENELKLPHGWICYLAPEIVRQMAPAKDEDRLPFSKAADVYAFGTIWYELQARDWPIKNQPAESTIWQVGSGAVIKQVLAQVSLGKEVTEILSACWSYEPPDRPTFTQLTDLLEKLPKLNRRLSHPGHFWKSADRLSALLMRNSTRPSPIKTIAT; encoded by the exons GCAGTTTCAGGGGAGCTCTCCTTCGATGCTCTGCTGCAGATGTCCAGTTTGCAGGTCAGTGACGCCATGAGGCGATTCGGCTCCAGCTCTGAGGAGTGCTCCCGGCTCAACGCTGCCCTCTCTTGTCTGCAGAACGCATGTAAATCAG GAGAAGAGCTGCGAGAACACTCCTGCCAGTGGAGCTCTTCAGAAACGCAGAGACGAGAGAGCAGCGGGACCCCCCCGGAGCAGCTGTCCTGTCTGGGGGGGCCTGTCCGACCGCACAGCCCCTCCCCTCTCGCTCGCACCCCATGCAGCCAGCCCCGTTCAATCTCCGTGTCTGCCATCCCCACCTCGGACTGCCCGGCGCCCACGCACCCGGGGGTGTACCTCTACATGGACCCCTTCTCCCCCTGCAcgccccccctcacccccccctgCAAGAGGAAGAGCAAGCTGAAGCCCCCGCGCACGCCGCCACCCCCCTCTCGCAAGGTGCTGCACCTGCTGCCCAGCTTCTCCACCCTGACCCGGAGCAAGTCCCACGAGTCCCAGCTGGGGAACCGCATCGAGGAGCTGCCCCAGAACAA GAGTTGTAAGAACAAGCTGCTCCTTGGTGTGCAGATCAACGGGGGAGGTGCCTGTGAGGACCCTCCTGCCCGCTCTCCTGTGATCTCCTTGAGAGCGCAGTGCCACCCCGCCCCCTCTCCCGCTCCCACGGCCGGCACCCCCACACTCCTCGACGAGTACAGTGCACAGAAGA ATAACATCCAGCGTGGGTCCCCACAAACAGCGAGACGGGATATCGGGTTAGCAGTCACGCACAG GTTCTCTACCAAGTCATGGTTATCTCAGACATGCCAGGTGTGTCAGAAGAACATGATGTTCGGGGTGAAATGTAAACACTGCAG ATTAAAATGCCATAACAAATGTACAAAAGAAGCTCCTTCCTGCAGAATATCGTTTCTTCCAA TCGAAAAAATCCGAAGAACGGAATCGGTGCCTTCGGATATCAATAACCCGGTGGACAGGCCCGCGGAGGCACCTCAGTTTGGGACGCTTCCGAAGGCGCTGACGAAGAAG GATCATCCTCCAGCAGTAACCCAGCTGGACTCCAGCAGTAACCCGTCATCGACCACTTCCTCCACCCCCTCCTCTCCAGCCCCCTTCCAGCAGTCCAACCCCAACAGCGCCACCCCGCCCCCCAACCCCTCGCCCAAGGGTCACCGCGACAGCCGCTTCAACTTCCCCG CTGCCTGCTACTTTCATCACAGACAACAGTTTATCTTCCCAG aTGTGCCCAGTTCACCTCTGCCAGTGATCATGCAACCTGTAAATCCAGAAGACACTGT TGTGGTTCAGCCATCAGAGACTGAAATGGAGGAGCAGGAAGTGGGG AACGACTCGGAGGAGCTGGAGGAGGGCGAGTCGGAGGAGACGAAAGGGGAGTCGGAGGGGGAGTATGAAGCAGACGAGCTTGACGACCTCCCCAGCTCCCGGGGCCACTGGAAGGGGCCGATCTCGCGCAAGGCCAGCCAGACCAGTGTCTACCTTCAGGAGTGGGACATCCCCTTCGAGCAGCTGGAGCTGGGGGAGCTGATCGGCAAGGGCCGCTGGGGCAAGGTGCACAAGGGCCGCTGGCACGGGGAGGTGGCAATCCGGCTGCTGGAGATCGACGGCAACAACCAGGACCATCTGAAGCTCTTCAAGAAGGAGGTGATGAACTACCGGCAGACGCGCCACGAGAACGTGGTGCTGTTCATGGGAGCCTGCATGCACCCACCACACCTCGCCATCATCACCAG CTTCTGTAAAGGACGGACGCTTTACTCTGTTGTGAGAGATGCCAAGAACACCCTTGATATCAACAAGATCCGCCAGATATCTCAGGAGATAGTGCAG GGGATGGGCTACCTGCATGCGAAGGGCATCGTCCACAAGGATCTCAAGTCCAAGAATGTGTTCTACGACACAAACAAAGTGATCATCACGGATTTCGGACTCTTTGGAATATCTGGAGTTGTACAAGAAGGAAG GAGGGAGAACGAGCTGAAGCTGCCTCACGGCTGGATCTGCTACCTGGCCCCGGAGATCGTGCGTCAGATGGCTCCAGCGAAGGACGAGGACAGGCTTCCCTTTTCCAAAGCGGCTGACGTTTATGCGTTTGG GACGATTTGGTACGAGCTGCAGGCCCGTGATTGGCCCATCAAGAACCAGCCGGCCGAGTCCACGATATGGCAGGTGGGCAGCGGAGCGGTCATCAAGCAGGTCCTGGCACAGGTCAGCCTGGGCAAGGAGGTGACG GAGATCTTGTCGGCGTGCTGGTCCTACGAGCCTCCTGATCGACCCACCTTCACCCAGCTCACAGATCTGCTGGAGAAACTGCCAAAACTCAACAGGAGGCTGTCCCACCCCGGCCACTTCTGGAAGTCTGCAGA CCGTTTGAGTGCACTGTTGATGAGGAACTCTACCAGACCCTCCCCAATAAAGACAATTGCTACATGA
- the LOC121308731 gene encoding kinase suppressor of Ras 1-like isoform X6, which produces MQPAPFNLRVCHPHLGLPGAHAPGGVPLHGPLLPLHAPPHPPLQEEEQAEAPAHAATPLSQGAAPAAQLLHPDPEQVPRVPAGEPHRGAAPEQVCHLLLSPHASPPCPLRIERAGVQSLSCKNKLLLGVQINGGGACEDPPARSPVISLRAQCHPAPSPAPTAGTPTLLDEYSAQKNNIQRGSPQTARRDIGLAVTHRFSTKSWLSQTCQVCQKNMMFGVKCKHCRLKCHNKCTKEAPSCRISFLPIEKIRRTESVPSDINNPVDRPAEAPQFGTLPKALTKKDHPPAVTQLDSSSNPSSTTSSTPSSPAPFQQSNPNSATPPPNPSPKGHRDSRFNFPAACYFHHRQQFIFPDVPSSPLPVIMQPVNPEDTVVVQPSETEMEEQEVGNDSEELEEGESEETKGESEGEYEADELDDLPSSRGHWKGPISRKASQTSVYLQEWDIPFEQLELGELIGKGRWGKVHKGRWHGEVAIRLLEIDGNNQDHLKLFKKEVMNYRQTRHENVVLFMGACMHPPHLAIITSFCKGRTLYSVVRDAKNTLDINKIRQISQEIVQGMGYLHAKGIVHKDLKSKNVFYDTNKVIITDFGLFGISGVVQEGRRENELKLPHGWICYLAPEIVRQMAPAKDEDRLPFSKAADVYAFGTIWYELQARDWPIKNQPAESTIWQVGSGAVIKQVLAQVSLGKEVTEILSACWSYEPPDRPTFTQLTDLLEKLPKLNRRLSHPGHFWKSADRLSALLMRNSTRPSPIKTIAT; this is translated from the exons ATGCAGCCAGCCCCGTTCAATCTCCGTGTCTGCCATCCCCACCTCGGACTGCCCGGCGCCCACGCACCCGGGGGTGTACCTCTACATGGACCCCTTCTCCCCCTGCAcgccccccctcacccccccctgCAAGAGGAAGAGCAAGCTGAAGCCCCCGCGCACGCCGCCACCCCCCTCTCGCAAGGTGCTGCACCTGCTGCCCAGCTTCTCCACCCTGACCCGGAGCAAGTCCCACGAGTCCCAGCTGGGGAACCGCATCGAGGAGCTGCCCCAGAACAAGTATGCCACCTACTGCTTTCACCCCATGCCTCCCCACCGTGCCCACTACGAATAGAGAGAGCCGGTGTCCAGAGCCT GAGTTGTAAGAACAAGCTGCTCCTTGGTGTGCAGATCAACGGGGGAGGTGCCTGTGAGGACCCTCCTGCCCGCTCTCCTGTGATCTCCTTGAGAGCGCAGTGCCACCCCGCCCCCTCTCCCGCTCCCACGGCCGGCACCCCCACACTCCTCGACGAGTACAGTGCACAGAAGA ATAACATCCAGCGTGGGTCCCCACAAACAGCGAGACGGGATATCGGGTTAGCAGTCACGCACAG GTTCTCTACCAAGTCATGGTTATCTCAGACATGCCAGGTGTGTCAGAAGAACATGATGTTCGGGGTGAAATGTAAACACTGCAG ATTAAAATGCCATAACAAATGTACAAAAGAAGCTCCTTCCTGCAGAATATCGTTTCTTCCAA TCGAAAAAATCCGAAGAACGGAATCGGTGCCTTCGGATATCAATAACCCGGTGGACAGGCCCGCGGAGGCACCTCAGTTTGGGACGCTTCCGAAGGCGCTGACGAAGAAG GATCATCCTCCAGCAGTAACCCAGCTGGACTCCAGCAGTAACCCGTCATCGACCACTTCCTCCACCCCCTCCTCTCCAGCCCCCTTCCAGCAGTCCAACCCCAACAGCGCCACCCCGCCCCCCAACCCCTCGCCCAAGGGTCACCGCGACAGCCGCTTCAACTTCCCCG CTGCCTGCTACTTTCATCACAGACAACAGTTTATCTTCCCAG aTGTGCCCAGTTCACCTCTGCCAGTGATCATGCAACCTGTAAATCCAGAAGACACTGT TGTGGTTCAGCCATCAGAGACTGAAATGGAGGAGCAGGAAGTGGGG AACGACTCGGAGGAGCTGGAGGAGGGCGAGTCGGAGGAGACGAAAGGGGAGTCGGAGGGGGAGTATGAAGCAGACGAGCTTGACGACCTCCCCAGCTCCCGGGGCCACTGGAAGGGGCCGATCTCGCGCAAGGCCAGCCAGACCAGTGTCTACCTTCAGGAGTGGGACATCCCCTTCGAGCAGCTGGAGCTGGGGGAGCTGATCGGCAAGGGCCGCTGGGGCAAGGTGCACAAGGGCCGCTGGCACGGGGAGGTGGCAATCCGGCTGCTGGAGATCGACGGCAACAACCAGGACCATCTGAAGCTCTTCAAGAAGGAGGTGATGAACTACCGGCAGACGCGCCACGAGAACGTGGTGCTGTTCATGGGAGCCTGCATGCACCCACCACACCTCGCCATCATCACCAG CTTCTGTAAAGGACGGACGCTTTACTCTGTTGTGAGAGATGCCAAGAACACCCTTGATATCAACAAGATCCGCCAGATATCTCAGGAGATAGTGCAG GGGATGGGCTACCTGCATGCGAAGGGCATCGTCCACAAGGATCTCAAGTCCAAGAATGTGTTCTACGACACAAACAAAGTGATCATCACGGATTTCGGACTCTTTGGAATATCTGGAGTTGTACAAGAAGGAAG GAGGGAGAACGAGCTGAAGCTGCCTCACGGCTGGATCTGCTACCTGGCCCCGGAGATCGTGCGTCAGATGGCTCCAGCGAAGGACGAGGACAGGCTTCCCTTTTCCAAAGCGGCTGACGTTTATGCGTTTGG GACGATTTGGTACGAGCTGCAGGCCCGTGATTGGCCCATCAAGAACCAGCCGGCCGAGTCCACGATATGGCAGGTGGGCAGCGGAGCGGTCATCAAGCAGGTCCTGGCACAGGTCAGCCTGGGCAAGGAGGTGACG GAGATCTTGTCGGCGTGCTGGTCCTACGAGCCTCCTGATCGACCCACCTTCACCCAGCTCACAGATCTGCTGGAGAAACTGCCAAAACTCAACAGGAGGCTGTCCCACCCCGGCCACTTCTGGAAGTCTGCAGA CCGTTTGAGTGCACTGTTGATGAGGAACTCTACCAGACCCTCCCCAATAAAGACAATTGCTACATGA
- the LOC121308731 gene encoding kinase suppressor of Ras 1-like isoform X5, translated as MSSLQVSDAMRRFGSSSEECSRLNAALSCLQNACKSGEELREHSCQWSSSETQRRESSGTPPEQLSCLGGPVRPHSPSPLARTPCSQPRSISVSAIPTSDCPAPTHPGVYLYMDPFSPCTPPLTPPCKRKSKLKPPRTPPPPSRKVLHLLPSFSTLTRSKSHESQLGNRIEELPQNKSCKNKLLLGVQINGGGACEDPPARSPVISLRAQCHPAPSPAPTAGTPTLLDEYSAQKNNIQRGSPQTARRDIGLAVTHRFSTKSWLSQTCQVCQKNMMFGVKCKHCRLKCHNKCTKEAPSCRISFLPIEKIRRTESVPSDINNPVDRPAEAPQFGTLPKALTKKDHPPAVTQLDSSSNPSSTTSSTPSSPAPFQQSNPNSATPPPNPSPKGHRDSRFNFPAACYFHHRQQFIFPDVPSSPLPVIMQPVNPEDTVVVQPSETEMEEQEVGNDSEELEEGESEETKGESEGEYEADELDDLPSSRGHWKGPISRKASQTSVYLQEWDIPFEQLELGELIGKGRWGKVHKGRWHGEVAIRLLEIDGNNQDHLKLFKKEVMNYRQTRHENVVLFMGACMHPPHLAIITSFCKGRTLYSVVRDAKNTLDINKIRQISQEIVQGMGYLHAKGIVHKDLKSKNVFYDTNKVIITDFGLFGISGVVQEGRRENELKLPHGWICYLAPEIVRQMAPAKDEDRLPFSKAADVYAFGTIWYELQARDWPIKNQPAESTIWQVGSGAVIKQVLAQVSLGKEVTEILSACWSYEPPDRPTFTQLTDLLEKLPKLNRRLSHPGHFWKSADRLSALLMRNSTRPSPIKTIAT; from the exons ATGTCCAGTTTGCAGGTCAGTGACGCCATGAGGCGATTCGGCTCCAGCTCTGAGGAGTGCTCCCGGCTCAACGCTGCCCTCTCTTGTCTGCAGAACGCATGTAAATCAG GAGAAGAGCTGCGAGAACACTCCTGCCAGTGGAGCTCTTCAGAAACGCAGAGACGAGAGAGCAGCGGGACCCCCCCGGAGCAGCTGTCCTGTCTGGGGGGGCCTGTCCGACCGCACAGCCCCTCCCCTCTCGCTCGCACCCCATGCAGCCAGCCCCGTTCAATCTCCGTGTCTGCCATCCCCACCTCGGACTGCCCGGCGCCCACGCACCCGGGGGTGTACCTCTACATGGACCCCTTCTCCCCCTGCAcgccccccctcacccccccctgCAAGAGGAAGAGCAAGCTGAAGCCCCCGCGCACGCCGCCACCCCCCTCTCGCAAGGTGCTGCACCTGCTGCCCAGCTTCTCCACCCTGACCCGGAGCAAGTCCCACGAGTCCCAGCTGGGGAACCGCATCGAGGAGCTGCCCCAGAACAA GAGTTGTAAGAACAAGCTGCTCCTTGGTGTGCAGATCAACGGGGGAGGTGCCTGTGAGGACCCTCCTGCCCGCTCTCCTGTGATCTCCTTGAGAGCGCAGTGCCACCCCGCCCCCTCTCCCGCTCCCACGGCCGGCACCCCCACACTCCTCGACGAGTACAGTGCACAGAAGA ATAACATCCAGCGTGGGTCCCCACAAACAGCGAGACGGGATATCGGGTTAGCAGTCACGCACAG GTTCTCTACCAAGTCATGGTTATCTCAGACATGCCAGGTGTGTCAGAAGAACATGATGTTCGGGGTGAAATGTAAACACTGCAG ATTAAAATGCCATAACAAATGTACAAAAGAAGCTCCTTCCTGCAGAATATCGTTTCTTCCAA TCGAAAAAATCCGAAGAACGGAATCGGTGCCTTCGGATATCAATAACCCGGTGGACAGGCCCGCGGAGGCACCTCAGTTTGGGACGCTTCCGAAGGCGCTGACGAAGAAG GATCATCCTCCAGCAGTAACCCAGCTGGACTCCAGCAGTAACCCGTCATCGACCACTTCCTCCACCCCCTCCTCTCCAGCCCCCTTCCAGCAGTCCAACCCCAACAGCGCCACCCCGCCCCCCAACCCCTCGCCCAAGGGTCACCGCGACAGCCGCTTCAACTTCCCCG CTGCCTGCTACTTTCATCACAGACAACAGTTTATCTTCCCAG aTGTGCCCAGTTCACCTCTGCCAGTGATCATGCAACCTGTAAATCCAGAAGACACTGT TGTGGTTCAGCCATCAGAGACTGAAATGGAGGAGCAGGAAGTGGGG AACGACTCGGAGGAGCTGGAGGAGGGCGAGTCGGAGGAGACGAAAGGGGAGTCGGAGGGGGAGTATGAAGCAGACGAGCTTGACGACCTCCCCAGCTCCCGGGGCCACTGGAAGGGGCCGATCTCGCGCAAGGCCAGCCAGACCAGTGTCTACCTTCAGGAGTGGGACATCCCCTTCGAGCAGCTGGAGCTGGGGGAGCTGATCGGCAAGGGCCGCTGGGGCAAGGTGCACAAGGGCCGCTGGCACGGGGAGGTGGCAATCCGGCTGCTGGAGATCGACGGCAACAACCAGGACCATCTGAAGCTCTTCAAGAAGGAGGTGATGAACTACCGGCAGACGCGCCACGAGAACGTGGTGCTGTTCATGGGAGCCTGCATGCACCCACCACACCTCGCCATCATCACCAG CTTCTGTAAAGGACGGACGCTTTACTCTGTTGTGAGAGATGCCAAGAACACCCTTGATATCAACAAGATCCGCCAGATATCTCAGGAGATAGTGCAG GGGATGGGCTACCTGCATGCGAAGGGCATCGTCCACAAGGATCTCAAGTCCAAGAATGTGTTCTACGACACAAACAAAGTGATCATCACGGATTTCGGACTCTTTGGAATATCTGGAGTTGTACAAGAAGGAAG GAGGGAGAACGAGCTGAAGCTGCCTCACGGCTGGATCTGCTACCTGGCCCCGGAGATCGTGCGTCAGATGGCTCCAGCGAAGGACGAGGACAGGCTTCCCTTTTCCAAAGCGGCTGACGTTTATGCGTTTGG GACGATTTGGTACGAGCTGCAGGCCCGTGATTGGCCCATCAAGAACCAGCCGGCCGAGTCCACGATATGGCAGGTGGGCAGCGGAGCGGTCATCAAGCAGGTCCTGGCACAGGTCAGCCTGGGCAAGGAGGTGACG GAGATCTTGTCGGCGTGCTGGTCCTACGAGCCTCCTGATCGACCCACCTTCACCCAGCTCACAGATCTGCTGGAGAAACTGCCAAAACTCAACAGGAGGCTGTCCCACCCCGGCCACTTCTGGAAGTCTGCAGA CCGTTTGAGTGCACTGTTGATGAGGAACTCTACCAGACCCTCCCCAATAAAGACAATTGCTACATGA